In one window of Comamonas testosteroni DNA:
- a CDS encoding MFS transporter: MTTLDHAASADAPAAATNRLLNREDYKTLGLSALGGTLEFYDFVVFVFFANVIGSLFFPASLPEWMRQLQTLGIFAAGYLARPIGGILIAHFGDILGRKKMFTLSVFLMAVPTLVIGLLPTYETIGLAAPILLLLMRVMQGAAIGGEMPGAWVFVAEHAPQKRYGFAIGALTSGITGGIFLGSIIGVWLNSTYSQGEIHDWAWRLPFILGGVFGLVSVYLRKFLHETPIFQELQARKAADRELPIKTILRDHREACVVVALMTWVLSTAIVVVILFTPAYLQKVFHIEPAMALKANAVATVTLTMGCVFWGWLSDKIGTKLTMLIGWGGMTATAYLFYLNLPGNEASLICNYATVGFFVGSISLLPVVGVRAFPPEVRFTGLSFSYNMAYAVFGGLTPMLVSVWQQVDVMAPAHYVAAMGVLGMAMGFWPLACKGWHAKKA, from the coding sequence ATGACTACGCTTGACCACGCTGCATCGGCTGACGCGCCGGCTGCAGCGACGAATCGTCTCCTGAACCGGGAGGACTACAAGACCCTGGGCTTATCGGCCCTGGGCGGAACGCTGGAGTTTTACGACTTCGTGGTGTTCGTCTTTTTTGCCAATGTGATTGGCAGCCTGTTCTTTCCTGCTTCGCTGCCGGAGTGGATGCGCCAGCTGCAGACTCTGGGCATTTTCGCGGCCGGCTATCTGGCACGCCCCATCGGCGGCATCTTGATTGCCCACTTCGGCGACATCCTGGGCCGCAAGAAGATGTTCACGCTGTCGGTGTTCCTGATGGCCGTGCCCACGCTGGTCATCGGCCTGCTGCCGACCTATGAAACCATAGGCCTTGCCGCTCCCATCCTGCTGCTGCTGATGCGCGTGATGCAAGGTGCTGCCATCGGCGGTGAAATGCCCGGTGCCTGGGTGTTCGTGGCCGAGCATGCTCCTCAGAAGCGTTACGGCTTTGCGATCGGCGCACTGACCTCCGGCATTACCGGCGGCATTTTCCTGGGCTCCATCATCGGGGTCTGGCTCAACAGCACCTACAGCCAGGGCGAGATCCACGACTGGGCCTGGCGTCTGCCCTTCATTCTGGGCGGTGTCTTCGGTCTGGTGTCGGTGTATCTGCGCAAGTTCCTGCACGAGACCCCCATCTTCCAGGAACTGCAGGCCCGCAAGGCCGCTGACCGCGAACTGCCGATCAAGACCATCTTGCGCGACCACCGCGAAGCCTGCGTTGTCGTGGCGCTGATGACCTGGGTGCTGTCCACGGCGATTGTGGTGGTGATCCTGTTCACGCCGGCCTATTTGCAAAAGGTGTTCCACATCGAGCCTGCCATGGCCCTGAAGGCCAATGCCGTGGCGACCGTGACACTGACCATGGGCTGCGTGTTCTGGGGCTGGCTGTCCGACAAGATCGGCACCAAGCTGACCATGCTCATCGGCTGGGGCGGCATGACGGCCACTGCCTATCTGTTCTATCTGAACCTGCCCGGCAACGAGGCGTCTCTGATCTGCAACTATGCGACCGTGGGCTTTTTTGTGGGCTCCATCTCGCTGCTGCCTGTGGTGGGCGTGCGGGCCTTTCCGCCAGAAGTGCGCTTCACCGGTCTGTCCTTCTCCTACAACATGGCTTATGCCGTGTTTGGCGGCCTGACTCCCATGCTGGTGTCTGTGTGGCAGCAGGTGGATGTGATGGCTCCTGCCCACTATGTGGCGGCCATGGGCGTGCTGGGCATGGCCATGGGCTTCTGG